The stretch of DNA ttcatactgacattgttaaaaagaccaaacatgttgctgctgaattacagtttgtgcatcatgaactttctcttcatgcagattttgctccacaatttgttcatcatgagtctgtttcacaggtgCTTTGGCTGTTTGTCCTGAAAGAACAGCCCTATTCATTACTGCACCAAATAAGATGGAAGCACTGAGTGGATCTTGTCTGCAAATCCCATGTAACTTTAGAGTTAAACCAGAAGAGGAATTCAACAGCACAAGAACAACCTTTGGAGTGTGGCTGAAAAATACCACAGATTTTGCAAACAAACCAAATGATGTGATTTTCAACAGTAGCAGGATGAATAATATCTATCCAATGAGTCTTACTGGAGACCTGAGTCAGAAAAActgcaccactttattttccagtGTAAACACAAGTTACACAGACTGGTACTACTTCAGAATTGAGAATGGACCATTTGTGGCAACAGCTCCTTGTGATCCTCTTCAAATAACAGTCAAAGGTAAGAGagctttgttttttatcagtgattctataacgttattgtttagaataaaaagtgaaagttgcaactttttaattttggaggtttttcactttgccatgaatttaaattctgattaaacactgattctgttgttacagtttgacattaaaatggTCACATTTTGGGATATTAAAAGTAAACCTTAGacattttatgcattttcaatacaagattgtcaccttctgtgtcagctttggtttttaaagagTTCTATCTATAATaaactattttttattgtacaatctgtgtttgatttgaacctccagattctcctccgaggcccagcattgagatctcaggtgatctgaaggagaatcagtctgtcactataaactgctcagctttcactccctgtccacactcccctcctgaactcacctggactctccaacaagaccctcacaacaaaatagaggaaaacacagatcgaaccttcacaactaaaatccagaagaccttcactctgtcagacgaacatgatggattcatcatcacctgttcagcaagatatcctgtaaatgaaggaaaagacgtcaagacagcagaggagagaacgacgctcagtgtttcatgtaagataataagtgtttgttattagatcctgtcagcacatgatgattcatgggatgattttaatgaataaagtgaatctcacattttcctcagatgctcccaaagacacctcagtgtccatcagtccatcaggttTGTTGTCAGCAGGAAGCCTGgtgaacctgacctgctccagcagagccaatccTCCCGTCAGCCGCTACACCTGGTTCAAGACCAGCAAAGACGGACCTGTCAGTGTATCTGATGGAGACTTTTACAGCTTCAGCGTGACCTCTGTGACAGATATAGAGGATTATTACTGTGTGGCCACAAATATTCTCGGTAATCAGTCATCACGGATtaataatgcaggtaaatgtagaactgaactgaatctgtttaatttaatctaatctgctctcctcttttttcagttttcctcattttctgtattgctttgtttgtttgtttgtttgtttgtttgtttgtttgtttgtttgtttgtttgagtacCCTGTAAAACACCTTTTATTGCATTTGTATGAAATGATGCTATAAACCAGTTTATGTTTGAGGTAAACAGAAGGAATTCAGGTTGATGATGTTTTAGAGCCGTAACATTTCCCATTAAGGAGAAGGTGACCATGCTGTCTTGTTACAGATAATCCAGAGTTTGGGACTGTCGTCTACGTTACACTGAAGATCCTGGGAATCGTAGCGCTCTACAGTACAATCATCATCTTTGAGTGGTGAGACAAACTTTTGTATGATATGGTCATTTGCAGCTAAAGACTTATTGGTCTCTTTGAAAAGttcatttattacttttattccttcgtttccttttctttcaggTGGTTTAGATCAAGATGCTGCAACAAACCAGTGAAGGTGAGCAACAGGTACATTATTCCTTCAACAATAAAATGTGCTGCTGGCATTTCTCTTCAAACCGCAGTAGACTCACCACAGAGCACttaacacctctctctctctctctctctctctctctctctctctctctctctctctctctctctctctctgttgtttcatgTCCACAGGACGCAGTAGAAGCAGACTATGTCAACAGAGTGATTGAGATCCAAGGAtcatgaaggagaagaagatgatgtcatgttcaccataaatggaatatttctctatttcttATTCAGCTAGTTCATAAATATTAAATGGCTTTACTTTGCAGAAGATTGGTAAGATGAACAGAGTGCAAACAGGGCATTAGATTACATGAACATAATATATAGCAGCttcatcattagtttgtgtaagatTGTGCTGATTTATGGCATTATTAtggtaattatttttcattgcctCAACGGGATTTCTTtgcatgtgaatatatatatctttgacAACAGGACAGTTAAATTCAGGTGATGAGGAAGCAGAGTGTGTTAATTTTTATCAGgtattttctcatttgtttttgtatatacatgtgtatgagACTGCTGAATTAAAAGCATTTGAAGTGAACAAAGCGTTTTAATCACTGAGGTTGTCTCATCAGCACggcaatgcagagcagcagtgatacAGACTGTG from Sebastes fasciatus isolate fSebFas1 chromosome 21, fSebFas1.pri, whole genome shotgun sequence encodes:
- the LOC141759997 gene encoding myelin-associated glycoprotein-like translates to MSVISVQSVKMVTAIVLLSFFFVSGALAVCPERTALFITAPNKMEALSGSCLQIPCNFRVKPEEEFNSTRTTFGVWLKNTTDFANKPNDVIFNSSRMNNIYPMSLTGDLSQKNCTTLFSSVNTSYTDWYYFRIENGPFVATAPCDPLQITVKDSPPRPSIEISGDLKENQSVTINCSAFTPCPHSPPELTWTLQQDPHNKIEENTDRTFTTKIQKTFTLSDEHDGFIITCSARYPVNEGKDVKTAEERTTLSVSCKIISVCY